A single region of the Vicia villosa cultivar HV-30 ecotype Madison, WI linkage group LG4, Vvil1.0, whole genome shotgun sequence genome encodes:
- the LOC131597774 gene encoding uncharacterized protein LOC131597774: MIDKENKLKNAAITQEWHTLLHLAVGSNQTEFVKQLLRILDDNDLDLQDNYGDTAFGYAVYAGNIEIVNLMLKRNLQLPIIRGQMGVTPIQYAAFNGKYKMTWHLYDKTVHSFEEKDWNLLFFICLRSGIYDIALKMVRDKNALAFARDTNQCTALHWLATNQMLLNSSCHSQEHDDNPIMTNPYMENQVFFQLVKFLWTTILDKYYYSEAELRKIRNEPFQLIFYAAKDGNFGFLSELISGYPELIRDTDSKNRTILHVAVMYRHASIFNMVNQMGYVINAISLYEDEQGNNLLHLAANLAPQSQLELVSGAAFQMSLELLWFEVQFLYLVTWI; the protein is encoded by the exons ATGATAGACAAGGAAAACAAGCTGAAAAATGCTGCCATAACCCAAGAGTGGCATACGCTACTGCATCTTGCAGTAGGTTCAAACCAGACTGAATTTGTGAAGCAGCTATTGAGAATATTAGATGATAATGACTTGGATTTGCAAGATAATTACGGCGACACTGCTTTCGGTTATGCTGTTTATGCTGGAAACATTGAGATTGTTAATTTAATGCTCAAAAGAAATTTGCAGTTACCAATAATAAGGGGTCAAATGGGAGTTACTCCTATTCAGTATGCTGCTTTCAACGGAAAATACAAAATGACATGGCATTTATACGATAAAACTGTACATTCCTTTGAAGAAAAGGATTGGAATTTATTGTTCTTTATTTGCCTCCGCTCTGGAATCTATG ACATAGCCTTGAAAATGGTAAGAGATAAGAATGCACTAGCTTTTGCACGCGATACAAATCAATGTACAGCTTTACATTGGTTGGCTACAAATCAAATGcttttgaattcttcttgtcATAGTCAAGAACATGATGATAATCCCATTATGACCAATcctt ATATGGAAAATCAAGTGTTTTTCCAATTGGTTAAATTTCTCTGGACCACGATTCTTGATAAATACTACTATTCCGAAGCGGAGTTAAGAAAAATCAGAAATGAACCTTTCCAACTTATATTTTATGCTGCAAAAGATGGAAATTTTGGATTCTTATCAGAGCTTATCAGTGGTTATCCTGAATTGATACGGGATACGGATAGCAAAAATAGAACTATATTACACGTAGCTGTTATGTATCGCCATGCTAGTATCTTCAACATGGTAAATCAAATGGGGTATGTAATTAATGCCATAAGTTTATATGAAGATGAACAAGGAAACAATTTATTGCACTTGGCTGCAAATTTAGCACCTCAAAGTCAACTTGAATTGGTTTCTGGAGCAGCTTTTCAAATGTCCCTCGAGTTATTATGGTTTGAGGTACAATTTCTTTATCTAGTTACATGGATCTGA
- the LOC131597771 gene encoding uncharacterized protein LOC131597771 → MLLDSSCHGPKHDLNPIMTNPYMENQVFSQLVKFLWTTILDKYYYSEAELRKIRNEPFQLIFHAAKVGNFRFLSELISGYPELIWDTDCKNRTILHIAVLHRHASIFNMVLQIEYIKNFISMYTDKKRNNLLHLAAKLAPQSQLELVSGAAFQMSLELLWFERVKKIMKSEQIERRNSENFTPQELFSKEHEKLREKGEEWMKKTAESCMLISTVIATGVFTAATSLPGGTNDDTGKSNYLSKTSFLVFAISDALALVSSSTAILIFLSILVSRYREYDFYKSLPLKLVFGLITLFISIASMMVAFSSAFFIIYYHGLKWVPSSIAILSSLPILLYIFLHFSLFSNIIHSSLYWRKLSTAGKNMILYSRSRVSLLSGKCLVLQASLVSL, encoded by the exons ATGCTTTTGGATTCTTCTTGTCATGGTCCAAAACATGATCTTAATCCCATTATGACCAATcctt ATATGGAAAATCAAGTGTTTTCGCAATTGGTTAAATTTCTCTGGACCACGATTCTTGATAAATACTACTATTCGGAAGCGGAGTTAAGAAAAATCAGAAATGAACCTTTCCAACTTATATTTCATGCTGCAAAAGTTGGAAATTTTAGATTCTTATCAGAGCTTATCAGTGGTTATCCTGAATTGATATGGGATACGGATTGCAAAAATAGAACTATATTACACATAGCTGTTTTGCATCGCCATGCTAGTATCTTCAACATGGTACTTCAAATAGAGTATATAAAGAATTTCATAAGTATGTATACAGATAAAAAACGAAACAATTTATTGCATTTGGCTGCAAAATTAGCACCTCAAAGTCAACTTGAATTGGTTTCTGGAGCAGCTTTTCAAATGTCCCTCGAGTTATTGTGGTTTGAG AGAGTAAAGAAGATAATGAAGTCAGAACAAATAGAGAGAAGAAACTCTGAAAACTTCACTCCACAAGAGTTATTCTCAAAAGAGCATGAAAAACTAAGGGAAAAGGGAGAGGAGTGGATGAAAAAAACGGCCGAGTCTTGCATGCTAATTTCAACTGTCATTGCTACTGGAGTTTTCACTGCTGCAACTAGTTTACCAGGAGGAACAAACGATGACACCGGAAAATCAAATTATTTATCTAAAACATCTTTTTTGGTGTTTGCAATATCAGATGCATTGGCACTTGTCTCATCTTCAACAGCAATATTGATCTTCTTGTCTATTCTTGTCTCACGTTATAGAGAGTATGATTTTTATAAATCATTGCCTCTAAAGCTAGTATTTGGATTGATCACATTGTTCATCTCCATCGCAAGCATGATGGTAGCTTTTAGCAGTGCCTTCTTCATTATATACTATCATGGTTTAAAGTGGGTACCTAGTTCAATTGCAATACTTTCTTCCCTACCAAtacttttgtacatatttttgcatttttcacttttttcaaatattataCATTCAAGCCTCTATTGGAGGAAGCTATCAACGGCcggtaaaaacatgattttgtaCTCGAGGAGTAGAGTATCATTATTGTCTGGAAAATGCTTAGTGTTACAAGCATCACTAGTCTCATTGTAA
- the LOC131597772 gene encoding uncharacterized protein LOC131597772 produces MDSTSTIVGRGSILEPPYFDRENCTEWKEHMKIFIQSVDYKLWLVIKNGTEIEKSEDEFNDEDMKMMEQEAKAKHILFCALNPDDRKRVACCNTAKEMWDELDKLWIHTFHFHREMIVSNELNIPNLEFLKETSMVFSLSLKMLCDNPKKNFLNLCVPIYKHAVKGNWPAAKRMIDRENKLKNAAITEGGHTLLHVAVGAIQTEFVKQLLKILDDNDLDLREKFSMLLSTENTK; encoded by the exons ATGGATTCAACATCGACCATAGTTGGAAGAGGATCCATTTTAGAGCCACCATACTTCGATCGTGAAAATTGCACTGAGTGGAAGGAGCATATGAAGATATTCATACAATCTGTTGATTACAAACTTTGGCTAGTGATAAAGAATGGAACAGAAATTGAGAAGTCTGAAGATGAGTTCAATGATGAAGACATGAAGATGATGGAACAAGAagcaaaagctaaacatattttattttgtgCCTTAAACCCCGATGATCGTAAAAGAGTTGCATGTTGCAATACAGCAAAGGAAATGTGGGATGAGCTTGACAAGTTATGGATTCATACATTTCATTTTCACAGGGAAATGATTGTTTCTAATGAACTCAACATTCCTAACTTGGAGTTTttgaaagaaacaagtatggtTTTCTCTCTCTCCCTCAAAATGTTAT GTGACAATCCAAAGAAAAATTTTCTCAACCTTTGTGTTCCCATTTACAAGCATGCTGTAAAAGGAAACTGGCCAGCAGCCAAGAGAATGATAGACAGGGAAAACAAACTGAAAAATGCTGCCATAACCGAAGGGGGGCATACGCTACTGCATGTTGCAGTAGGTGCAATCCAGACTGAATTTGTGAAGCAGCTGTTGAAAATTTTAGATGATAATGACTTGGATTTGCGAGAAAAATTCAGTATGCTGCTTTCAACGGAAAATACAAAATGA
- the LOC131597773 gene encoding uncharacterized protein LOC131597773 translates to MKSEQIERRNSENFTPQELFSKEHEKLREKGEEWMKKTAESCMLISTVIATGVFTAATSLPGGTNDDTGKPNYLSKTSFLVFAISDALTLVSSSTAILIFLSILVSRYREYDFYKSLPLKLVFGLITLFISITSMMVAFSSAFFIIYYHGLKWVPSSIAILSSLPILLYIFLHFSLFSDIIHSSLYWRKLSTAGKNMIYVLEE, encoded by the coding sequence ATGAAGTCAGAACAAATAGAGAGAAGAAACTCTGAAAACTTCACTCCACAAGAATTATTCTCAAAAGAGCATGAAAAATTAAGGGAAAAGGGAGAGGAGTGGATGAAAAAAACGGCCGAGTCTTGCATGCTAATTTCAACTGTCATTGCTACTGGAGTTTTCACTGCTGCAACTAGTTTACCAGGAGGAACAAACGATGACACCGGAAAACCAAATTATTTATCTAAAACATCTTTTTTGGTGTTTGCAATATCAGATGCATTGACACTTGTCTCATCTTCAACAGCAATATTGATCTTCTTGTCTATTCTTGTCTCACGTTATAGAGAGTATGATTTTTATAAATCATTGCCTCTAAAGCTAGTATTTGGATTGATCACATTGTTCATCTCCATCACAAGCATGATGGTAGCTTTTAGCAGTGCCTTCTTCATTATATACTATCATGGTTTAAAGTGGGTACCTAGTTCCATTGCAATACTTTCTTCCCTACCAAttcttttgtacatatttttgcatttttcacttttttcagATATTATACATTCAAGCCTCTATTGGAGGAAGCTATCAACGGCCGGTAAAAACATGATTTATGTACTCGAGGAGTAG